The Candidatus Limnocylindria bacterium nucleotide sequence GAGCCAACACGCTAAGCAGAACGAAGCAGCGAAAGCTGCTTCGTTACAGAGTGGCACGGCAAATGCGATACAGGACCGTCACGATGATCGAGCAGCGTCCCTCCGCCGCCTCGGCACCCGCACACACCGGCGCGCGCGTGATGATCGTTGAGGACGACCGGGACATCGCGATGCTCCTTTCGAGCATCCTCGCGGAAGAGGGCTACGCGACTCACGTCGTGACCGACTCGCGACAGGCGGTCGAGACCTTCGAGCGCGTTCACCCGGACGTCATCACACTCGACGTGATGATGCCGAGCCTTGACGGCATCAGCCTCTGTCTCGAACTCAGGCGGAACACCGATGTCCCGATCCTGTTCATCAGCGCCAAGAAAGAGCCGCCCGATCGGGTGGTCGGCCTGCGCGTCGGCGCCGACGATTACATCGGCAAGCCGTTCGACAACGACGAGCTGCTCGCGCGCATCGAGGCGCTGCTCCGCCGGTCGCAGATGTCGCATGACGGCGCTGGCGCGAAGCAGATGCGCTTCGGTCGCTTCGTGATCGACAACGGCAGCGTCCAGGCCATCGCCGGCGACCGGCAGGTGCAGCTCACACCGACAGAGTTCAAGCTCCTGCGCACACTGGCGGGGGAGCCCGGCCGCGTGTTCACCCGAGACGATCTCCTCACGGGCGTGTGGGGGTACGAGCCGGGCAGCGACACGCGCCTCGTCGACGTCCACGTCGGCCGCCTCCGCAAGAAGCTTGAAGACGCGACCGTGACCGAGGTCGCGATCGAGACCGCGCGAGGATTCGGCTACCGCTTGGTGGACGCCTCCCGAGGACGCTGACCCTCGCTCCGCGAGCGGCGTCCACGCGCCGCCGAAGCAAGACCCTGAAGCACCCTCACCGTGTCCTCCCACCCGATGCACGCGTCGGTGATGCTCTGTCCGTAGACGAGTCGTGCTGGATCCGTGAGCTCCTGGCGTCCTTCCACGAGAAAGCTCTCGATCATCACGCCCGCGATGCCGCGCTCACCCGCGGCGACCTGCGCCGCGATCTCACCCACGACGGCGGGCTGCCGCAAGTGATCGCGCTCGCTGTTCCCGTG carries:
- a CDS encoding response regulator transcription factor; protein product: MRYRTVTMIEQRPSAASAPAHTGARVMIVEDDRDIAMLLSSILAEEGYATHVVTDSRQAVETFERVHPDVITLDVMMPSLDGISLCLELRRNTDVPILFISAKKEPPDRVVGLRVGADDYIGKPFDNDELLARIEALLRRSQMSHDGAGAKQMRFGRFVIDNGSVQAIAGDRQVQLTPTEFKLLRTLAGEPGRVFTRDDLLTGVWGYEPGSDTRLVDVHVGRLRKKLEDATVTEVAIETARGFGYRLVDASRGR